A single Paenibacillus sp. FSL R5-0517 DNA region contains:
- a CDS encoding glycoside hydrolase family 95 protein, with protein MMSLHNNLTKINRLWYRQPAKRWEEALPIGNGRLGGMVYGGAADERIQLNEDTLWSGFPRDTIQYSSQRYLKQTRELIMSGQYGEAEDLLNREMLGRDVEAYQPMGHFLLHHEGLDDLSYEAFERELDLESGIATTMYSREGIRYVREVYSSASDNLMVCIWTADRKAALNASVTLDSPHPYRVETSGDALTMFSRCPSHVESNYFRDHPESVLYEEDRGTAYAVRVAVTATGEHAKVSNLEGKLHIQGADQVVFYLAAATSFESYDVLPVKDNRLLEKECVDMISKAITHGAEVLRERHVQDHRALFNRVSIDLGASVNAELPTDERLQAYQAGEQDPGLEALYFQYGRYLLMASSRPGSQPANLQGIWNHQVEPPWHSDYTTNINTEMNYWPAEVCNLSECHEPLFDMLTDLSDTGRRTARILYGARGWAAHHNVDIWRTSTPTGGDASWAFWPMGGVWLTSHLWEHYQFTGNQRFLEERAYPIMKEAALFCLDWLVEGPEGYLVTIPSTSPENKFLTEAGEARSISMASTMDMTLIRELFSRCIEASKQLNIDESLASEWSEALDKLYPFRIGSEGQLLEWFKDFAESEPGHRHVSHLYGLYPGEQINRVHSPELVEAARISLERRISQGGGHTGWSCAWLINLYARLLDSSHAHQFVRTLLARSTHPNLFDDHPPFQIDGNFGGTAGIAEMLLQSHLNELHLLPALPELWTQGRVEGLRARGGYTVAITWTDNKLASAVIKADRSDSLTLRSTYPLRVEGNEQAKAELTPQGDYVTILTMTAGQTIRVSS; from the coding sequence ATGATGTCCCTACACAATAACCTAACTAAAATCAACCGTTTATGGTATCGACAACCGGCAAAACGCTGGGAAGAAGCACTACCCATCGGAAATGGCCGTCTTGGAGGCATGGTGTATGGCGGCGCAGCGGATGAACGAATTCAGCTCAATGAAGATACATTATGGTCAGGATTTCCGCGGGATACGATTCAATACAGCAGTCAGCGGTATTTGAAGCAGACGCGTGAGTTAATCATGTCTGGACAGTATGGTGAAGCTGAGGACTTGTTGAACCGAGAGATGCTCGGCCGTGACGTGGAGGCTTACCAGCCAATGGGGCATTTTCTGTTACACCATGAGGGTCTGGACGATCTTTCGTATGAAGCATTTGAGCGTGAACTTGATCTGGAGTCAGGTATTGCTACCACGATGTATTCACGGGAAGGAATTCGTTATGTACGTGAAGTGTATTCCAGTGCTTCGGATAATCTGATGGTTTGCATATGGACTGCGGATCGAAAGGCTGCTTTGAATGCCAGCGTTACGCTAGACAGTCCTCACCCTTATCGCGTTGAGACCTCAGGAGATGCACTCACGATGTTTAGCCGTTGCCCGAGTCACGTGGAATCCAATTATTTCAGAGATCACCCGGAATCCGTCCTGTATGAAGAAGATCGGGGAACCGCATATGCAGTACGTGTAGCAGTTACGGCAACAGGGGAGCACGCAAAGGTCTCCAACCTGGAAGGCAAGTTGCACATTCAGGGTGCTGATCAGGTTGTTTTCTATCTGGCAGCGGCTACGTCCTTTGAAAGTTACGATGTGTTGCCTGTGAAGGATAACCGGTTGCTCGAAAAGGAATGCGTGGATATGATCTCCAAAGCGATCACACATGGTGCCGAAGTGCTTCGGGAAAGACATGTACAAGATCATCGCGCATTGTTTAACAGAGTCTCTATTGATTTAGGTGCATCGGTTAACGCAGAATTGCCTACGGATGAGCGGCTGCAGGCCTATCAGGCAGGGGAACAAGACCCCGGGTTAGAAGCACTTTATTTCCAATATGGAAGATATTTGTTGATGGCTAGTTCGCGACCGGGCAGCCAGCCTGCCAATCTGCAGGGAATCTGGAACCATCAGGTAGAACCGCCGTGGCATAGTGATTATACCACCAACATCAACACGGAGATGAATTACTGGCCGGCAGAAGTCTGCAACCTGAGTGAATGTCATGAGCCGCTGTTTGATATGTTGACCGATCTCAGTGATACAGGACGCAGAACGGCGCGTATTCTGTATGGAGCCCGTGGATGGGCTGCTCATCATAATGTAGATATCTGGAGAACCTCTACGCCGACAGGTGGAGATGCAAGCTGGGCTTTTTGGCCGATGGGCGGTGTGTGGCTTACCTCGCATCTATGGGAGCACTATCAATTTACCGGTAATCAACGTTTTCTTGAGGAACGTGCCTACCCCATCATGAAGGAAGCGGCGTTGTTCTGTCTCGACTGGCTGGTGGAAGGACCTGAGGGATATCTGGTTACAATTCCATCCACTTCACCAGAGAACAAGTTTCTGACAGAAGCTGGAGAGGCACGCAGTATATCCATGGCTTCAACGATGGATATGACTTTGATTCGTGAATTGTTTAGCCGTTGTATTGAAGCCTCGAAGCAGCTAAATATAGATGAATCGTTGGCAAGCGAGTGGAGTGAGGCGCTGGACAAACTCTATCCATTCCGTATTGGAAGTGAAGGACAATTGCTGGAGTGGTTTAAGGATTTTGCCGAATCCGAGCCAGGGCATCGTCACGTCTCTCACCTGTATGGACTGTATCCCGGGGAGCAGATCAATCGAGTGCACTCACCAGAACTGGTGGAAGCAGCACGAATATCGCTGGAACGTCGTATCTCACAAGGCGGTGGGCATACAGGATGGAGCTGTGCATGGTTGATCAATCTGTATGCACGACTGCTGGATAGCAGCCATGCACATCAGTTTGTGCGCACGTTACTGGCCCGATCCACACATCCGAATCTGTTCGATGACCATCCACCATTCCAGATCGATGGTAACTTTGGAGGTACGGCTGGAATCGCCGAGATGTTATTACAGAGCCACTTGAACGAGTTACATTTGCTACCGGCACTGCCTGAACTCTGGACTCAAGGTCGTGTTGAAGGGCTTCGTGCTAGAGGTGGTTATACGGTAGCAATTACGTGGACGGACAACAAGCTTGCGTCAGCGGTTATCAAAGCAGATCGAAGTGATTCACTAACCCTTCGCAGTACTTATCCGCTACGTGTGGAAGGAAATGAACAAGCGAAGGCAGAGCTTACGCCCCAGGGCGATTATGTAACTATTTTAACAATGACCGCAGGACAGACGATCCGCGTGTCATCATGA
- a CDS encoding ABC transporter substrate-binding protein has product MKGNTPKTFAMLMLASAMLVTAGCGNSGTKETTESSGTEPITVTFFGADPSPTWNKMQDAVGKEITKQTGVTIEAEYDVNNGGDQKIALMAASGDYPDLIFPKGNLSKLVDAGAMLDLTDLIEEHAPNLKKIYGDQMNRLKYNTEDQSIYTIPTNMGVDNVVFDAGGGFEIQQRVLKELGYPEVKTLEDYENVLKAYYEKHPTIDGQPTIPLTLNADDWKIMITVTNPAFQATGAPDDGEYYINPETYEAMLHYKRPEEKEYFRWLNKMYNEGLLDKDTFVQKDDQYKSKIASGRVLGLIDQEWNYQEAENALKSAGKDDATYAHFSVSLNKDIVDHTFQPTGFDGYGIGITTSAKDPVRIIKFLDWLASDEGQVLRNWGIEGQHYNVENGKRVIPDEIQDRKTNDNSNFSKETGIGMYSAFSARYGDGVKDSTDNYYTTNFPEQIQAGYTAAEKETLKAYGITTWKDFYPSEDDLKLKEWGAAYNMSVPSGTDYEVTFRKTQDIVRKRIPEAVLTSPANFDATYDAFLDELDKAGAVEMEKQYTVWVKDRVSLWTGKDIK; this is encoded by the coding sequence ATGAAAGGTAATACACCCAAGACGTTTGCAATGTTGATGCTCGCAAGTGCAATGCTGGTCACAGCTGGATGCGGGAATTCGGGAACAAAAGAAACTACGGAGTCCAGTGGAACTGAACCAATTACAGTGACGTTCTTCGGTGCAGATCCAAGCCCGACCTGGAACAAGATGCAAGATGCAGTCGGTAAAGAGATTACTAAACAAACAGGCGTTACGATTGAAGCTGAGTATGATGTGAACAACGGTGGCGATCAGAAGATTGCACTTATGGCGGCCAGCGGTGATTACCCTGACCTCATCTTCCCTAAAGGTAACTTGTCTAAGCTTGTGGATGCAGGTGCAATGCTGGATTTGACCGATCTGATTGAAGAGCATGCTCCGAACCTGAAAAAAATCTATGGCGACCAGATGAACCGTCTGAAATATAACACGGAAGATCAGTCGATATATACGATCCCAACAAACATGGGTGTAGATAATGTTGTATTTGATGCAGGTGGCGGATTCGAAATTCAACAAAGAGTATTGAAAGAGCTTGGATACCCTGAAGTGAAGACACTTGAGGATTATGAGAATGTACTAAAAGCTTATTATGAAAAACATCCAACCATTGATGGTCAACCAACCATTCCGTTGACATTGAATGCAGATGACTGGAAGATCATGATCACGGTAACGAACCCGGCCTTCCAGGCAACAGGTGCCCCTGATGATGGTGAATACTACATTAACCCTGAAACGTATGAAGCGATGCTTCACTACAAGCGTCCAGAAGAGAAAGAGTACTTCCGTTGGTTGAACAAAATGTATAATGAAGGACTGTTGGACAAAGATACATTTGTTCAAAAGGATGATCAATATAAGTCCAAAATTGCCAGTGGCCGTGTACTCGGTCTGATCGATCAAGAGTGGAACTATCAAGAAGCTGAAAATGCACTCAAATCAGCAGGCAAGGACGATGCCACATATGCTCACTTCTCCGTGTCTTTGAACAAGGATATTGTAGATCATACGTTCCAACCAACCGGATTTGACGGTTATGGCATCGGGATTACAACTTCGGCCAAAGATCCGGTACGTATCATCAAATTCTTGGATTGGCTTGCTTCTGATGAAGGACAAGTGCTGAGAAACTGGGGTATTGAAGGTCAACACTATAACGTCGAAAATGGCAAACGTGTGATTCCTGACGAGATTCAGGATCGCAAAACCAATGACAACTCGAATTTCAGCAAAGAAACAGGCATCGGGATGTATAGTGCCTTTAGTGCAAGATACGGCGATGGTGTGAAAGATTCTACGGATAACTATTATACAACGAACTTCCCTGAGCAGATTCAAGCGGGTTATACTGCAGCCGAGAAGGAAACGTTGAAAGCCTACGGTATTACAACATGGAAAGATTTCTATCCTTCCGAAGATGATCTGAAGCTCAAGGAATGGGGAGCAGCATACAACATGTCTGTACCTTCAGGTACAGATTATGAAGTAACGTTCCGAAAAACACAGGATATCGTTCGTAAACGTATTCCGGAGGCTGTTCTGACTTCACCAGCAAACTTTGACGCAACCTATGATGCTTTCCTGGATGAATTGGACAAAGCAGGTGCAGTGGAGATGGAGAAACAATATACTGTTTGGGTGAAAGACCGTGTCTCCCTTTGGACAGGAAAAGATATAAAATAA
- a CDS encoding ABC transporter substrate-binding protein yields the protein MKGKTPKTFAMLLLASALAITAGCSSNGGGSNASEKPVDSGDTTSPVTFTFFGADASPNWNNMKDAVGQEITKATGVTIEAEYDVNNGGDQKIPLMAASGDYPDIIYPKGNLSKLVDAGAMLDLTDLIEEHAPNLKKIYGDQMNRLKYSLEDQAIYTIPTNMGVDNVAFDATGGFEIQQRVLKELGYPEVKTLEDYENVLRTYYEKHPTIDGQPTIPLTLNADDWKIMITVTNPAFQATGGPDDGEYYINPETYEAVLHYKRPEEKEYFRWLNKMYNEGLLDKDTFVQKDDQYKSKIASGRVLGLIDQEWNYGEAENALKSSNGGDKTYAHFSVSLNKDIVDHTFQPTGFDGYGIGITTSAKDPVRIIKFMDWLASDEGQVLRNWGVEGKHYQVENGKRVIPAEVQDRKTNDNSAFTKESGVGMYNIFSARYGDGVKDATDNYYTTNFPEQIQAGYTAAEKETLKAYGITTWKDFYPSEDDLKLKDWGAAYNMPVPSDTDYNVTFQKTQDIVRKRIPEAILAKPENFDSVYDGLLAELDKAGAVEMEKQYTVWIKNRVSLWTGKDVK from the coding sequence ATGAAGGGCAAAACACCAAAAACATTCGCAATGCTTCTGTTAGCCAGTGCTCTTGCAATTACAGCAGGATGCAGCAGCAATGGAGGAGGAAGTAACGCTTCAGAAAAGCCGGTTGATTCCGGAGACACAACCAGTCCAGTAACCTTTACATTCTTTGGTGCAGATGCAAGTCCGAACTGGAACAACATGAAGGATGCTGTCGGTCAAGAGATTACCAAGGCAACGGGAGTTACAATTGAGGCTGAGTATGATGTGAATAATGGTGGAGATCAAAAGATTCCTTTGATGGCTGCGAGTGGTGATTACCCTGATATTATCTATCCTAAAGGCAACTTGTCGAAGCTTGTGGATGCAGGCGCGATGCTGGACCTGACCGATCTGATTGAGGAGCATGCTCCCAATTTGAAAAAAATCTATGGTGATCAGATGAACCGTCTGAAATATAGCTTGGAAGATCAAGCGATCTATACGATTCCGACCAATATGGGTGTAGATAACGTTGCATTTGACGCTACGGGCGGATTCGAGATTCAACAAAGAGTATTAAAAGAGCTTGGCTACCCTGAAGTGAAAACGCTTGAGGATTATGAAAACGTACTGAGAACGTATTATGAAAAACATCCAACGATTGATGGTCAACCGACTATTCCGTTGACATTAAACGCAGATGACTGGAAGATCATGATCACGGTAACGAACCCTGCATTCCAAGCTACGGGTGGACCGGATGATGGTGAGTATTATATCAATCCTGAGACCTATGAAGCCGTTCTCCACTACAAACGTCCTGAGGAAAAGGAATATTTCCGTTGGTTGAACAAAATGTACAATGAAGGTCTGCTGGACAAAGACACATTTGTTCAAAAAGATGACCAATATAAATCCAAAATTGCCAGTGGACGCGTACTTGGTCTGATCGACCAGGAATGGAACTATGGTGAGGCGGAAAATGCTTTGAAATCGTCCAACGGTGGCGATAAAACATATGCTCACTTCTCCGTGTCCCTGAACAAGGACATTGTGGACCATACATTCCAGCCGACAGGTTTTGATGGTTACGGCATTGGAATTACAACTTCGGCCAAAGATCCGGTGCGCATTATCAAATTCATGGATTGGCTTGCATCTGATGAAGGTCAAGTCCTGAGAAACTGGGGCGTTGAAGGGAAGCACTACCAAGTAGAGAATGGCAAACGCGTTATCCCGGCGGAAGTACAAGATCGCAAAACCAATGATAACTCTGCCTTCACGAAAGAGTCTGGCGTGGGTATGTACAATATATTCAGTGCGAGATACGGAGATGGCGTGAAAGATGCTACGGATAACTATTACACAACCAACTTCCCTGAGCAGATTCAGGCTGGATACACTGCAGCAGAGAAAGAGACATTGAAAGCTTATGGTATTACAACTTGGAAAGATTTCTACCCTTCCGAAGATGATCTGAAATTGAAAGATTGGGGCGCAGCATATAACATGCCTGTACCTTCTGACACGGATTACAACGTAACGTTCCAAAAAACACAGGATATCGTACGCAAACGTATTCCAGAGGCGATTCTTGCCAAACCTGAAAACTTCGACAGCGTATACGATGGTCTCTTGGCTGAACTTGATAAAGCAGGTGCAGTGGAGATGGAAAAACAATATACGGTATGGATTAAAAATCGGGTATCCCTCTGGACTGGTAAAGACGTGAAATAA
- a CDS encoding ABC transporter substrate-binding protein: MASSKMKIALAPVLAMSLLAGCGGGSGGDTSFKDTSAETTPLTFDFFSVDPSPNWNGMKDEVGKVLTEKTGVTLNGEFAVSGGQDKISLMAASGDYPDIVSPKGELSKLVDAGAMLDLTDLIDQYAPNLKKLYGNYMDRLKYSNEDQAIYVLPTYYAVDQKYFDAGGGFGIQHRVLKELGYPEVRTLQDYENVLKAYKEKHPTIDGQPTIPLTLDADDWRIMITVTNPAFQATGAPDDGEYYIDPETYEAMLHYKRPEEKEYFRWLNHMYNTGLLDQDSFIQKTDQYKSKIASGRVLGVIDQDWGYSDAENALKSAGKSEATYSHFPVTLSEDIKDQTFQDPGFVSGWGVGITTTNPDPVRTIKFFDYLASEEGQVLMNWGIEGKQYEVKDGKRVIPADIQDQKTNNAAVFQKETGIGLYTNISGHYGDGVKDSTDNYYTTNFPEQIVAAYSDAEKETLKAYGATTWKDMFPSEDEFPIKPWGAAYNLPTPGDSNYNVIFKKTQDIIRKRIPEAILSTPEQFDAIYDGMITEVNQAGAEDMEKQYTELVQNRVQLWSGEEAK, translated from the coding sequence ATGGCAAGTTCCAAAATGAAGATTGCACTGGCACCAGTGCTTGCAATGTCTTTACTCGCAGGTTGTGGTGGAGGAAGCGGCGGTGATACGTCGTTCAAGGATACCAGCGCAGAGACAACTCCACTTACTTTCGATTTCTTCAGTGTTGATCCCAGTCCGAACTGGAATGGCATGAAGGATGAAGTGGGTAAAGTCCTTACAGAAAAAACAGGGGTAACGCTTAACGGTGAATTTGCCGTTAGTGGTGGTCAGGATAAGATATCCTTAATGGCGGCGAGCGGAGACTATCCGGATATCGTGTCACCCAAAGGAGAACTTAGCAAACTGGTGGATGCCGGAGCAATGCTTGATCTGACAGATCTGATCGACCAATATGCTCCCAATCTCAAGAAGCTGTATGGTAATTACATGGACCGGTTGAAATACAGTAATGAGGATCAGGCTATTTATGTGCTGCCGACGTATTATGCGGTAGACCAGAAATACTTTGATGCAGGTGGTGGATTTGGAATTCAGCACCGTGTACTGAAAGAACTCGGATATCCAGAAGTGCGTACACTTCAGGATTACGAGAATGTTTTGAAGGCGTACAAAGAGAAACACCCTACGATTGATGGTCAGCCAACCATCCCGTTAACACTGGATGCGGATGATTGGAGAATCATGATTACCGTAACGAACCCGGCATTCCAGGCAACGGGTGCACCGGATGATGGTGAATATTACATCGATCCAGAAACGTACGAAGCAATGCTGCATTACAAACGTCCAGAGGAAAAAGAGTACTTCCGCTGGTTGAACCATATGTATAACACTGGATTGCTGGATCAGGACAGCTTCATCCAGAAAACAGACCAATACAAATCCAAAATTGCAAGTGGGCGTGTTCTTGGTGTTATTGACCAGGATTGGGGATATTCCGATGCAGAGAATGCTTTGAAATCCGCGGGCAAGTCTGAAGCGACGTATTCACACTTCCCGGTTACCCTCTCCGAGGATATCAAGGATCAAACCTTCCAAGACCCTGGTTTTGTATCCGGTTGGGGTGTAGGGATTACAACGACCAATCCGGATCCGGTTCGTACGATCAAATTCTTCGATTATCTGGCTTCTGAAGAAGGGCAAGTATTGATGAACTGGGGAATTGAAGGTAAACAGTATGAAGTGAAGGACGGCAAACGTGTCATTCCTGCCGACATTCAGGACCAAAAAACGAATAATGCAGCTGTGTTCCAGAAAGAGACGGGTATAGGACTGTACACCAATATCTCTGGGCACTATGGAGATGGTGTGAAGGATTCAACGGACAATTACTACACTACGAATTTCCCTGAACAGATCGTGGCGGCATATTCCGATGCTGAGAAAGAAACACTTAAAGCTTACGGAGCTACAACTTGGAAAGATATGTTCCCTAGTGAAGACGAGTTCCCAATCAAACCATGGGGAGCAGCATACAATCTGCCAACACCAGGGGACTCCAACTACAACGTCATCTTTAAGAAAACCCAGGATATCATCCGGAAACGTATTCCAGAAGCCATTTTGAGTACTCCTGAGCAGTTCGATGCCATCTATGATGGCATGATTACAGAAGTGAACCAAGCAGGAGCAGAGGACATGGAAAAACAATATACAGAACTCGTTCAAAACCGTGTTCAGTTGTGGAGCGGTGAAGAGGCTAAATAA
- a CDS encoding carbohydrate ABC transporter permease — MANKAFNATRGDKLFDIFNILAMTMVLIVTLYPFLNVLAISLNNSTDTVRGGIYLWPREFTLQNYKTIFQYDGLLQGLQISILRTLVGTVLGLISSSMIAFTLSRPDFGLRKFVSTTLALTMYFSGGLIPVYILMRDLNLIGTFWVYVLPGMISAFNVFIIRSFIDGLPYALQESAKLDGANDFTIYYRIILPLCKPVLATIALFLAVGQWNAWFDTYLYNGSKAHLTTLQYELMKVLQSTQQGSGAGRNANDMAQQMTQISPESIKMAITIVVTVPILIVYPFLQKYFVGGMTLGAVKA, encoded by the coding sequence ATGGCGAACAAAGCATTCAATGCTACTCGGGGCGATAAACTGTTCGATATATTCAACATCCTCGCGATGACCATGGTGCTGATCGTAACACTATATCCATTCCTTAACGTACTAGCCATCTCACTCAATAACTCGACAGATACAGTACGTGGCGGGATTTACTTGTGGCCTCGCGAATTCACATTACAGAACTACAAAACGATCTTCCAATATGATGGATTGTTACAAGGTTTGCAGATCTCCATCCTGCGTACACTTGTAGGTACTGTGCTCGGATTGATCAGTTCCTCCATGATCGCTTTTACACTGAGCAGACCTGACTTTGGACTTCGTAAGTTTGTTTCTACAACACTTGCACTCACGATGTATTTCTCCGGTGGTCTGATTCCGGTATACATCCTGATGCGTGACCTGAACCTGATCGGTACATTCTGGGTATATGTATTGCCAGGCATGATCAGTGCATTTAACGTCTTCATTATCCGTTCATTCATTGATGGTCTGCCGTATGCATTGCAGGAATCCGCGAAGCTGGACGGTGCGAATGACTTTACGATCTATTACAGAATCATCCTGCCACTGTGTAAACCGGTACTTGCAACCATCGCATTGTTCCTGGCTGTAGGTCAATGGAATGCATGGTTCGATACGTACCTGTATAATGGTTCGAAGGCACATCTGACCACGCTCCAATATGAGCTGATGAAAGTACTGCAAAGTACGCAGCAAGGCTCAGGTGCTGGACGGAATGCCAATGACATGGCACAACAGATGACACAGATTTCACCTGAATCAATCAAGATGGCGATTACGATCGTTGTAACGGTTCCAATCCTGATTGTATATCCGTTCCTACAGAAGTACTTTGTTGGCGGTATGACATTGGGCGCAGTAAAAGCATAA
- a CDS encoding sugar ABC transporter permease — translation METLTKKSASANRSSDPKPPLKNRRNGIWDRMKQQKYLYLMSLPFVAWVFVFNYLPLWGWTMAFQNYKPARSFGDQEWVGFKHFVELFSDERFYLVLRNTLAMSLMGLVVGFIVPIFFAILLNEMRGMFFKRAVQTVSYLPHFVSWVVVAGIITKMLSTDGGIINDILVGLNIIDQPIQFMAKGNLFWYIVTASDMWKETGWNAIIYLAAITGIDQELYEASRVDGANRWRQMWHITLPGIRTTISVLLIMSIGHLISIGFEKQFLLGNSLVTDYSEVLDLYALNYGLNMGRFSYGTAIGIFNSVVSIILLFTANGLFKKFTKESIM, via the coding sequence ATGGAAACGCTAACAAAAAAATCCGCTTCCGCGAACAGAAGCAGTGACCCCAAACCGCCTTTAAAGAATCGGCGGAACGGAATTTGGGACAGAATGAAACAGCAGAAATATCTCTATCTCATGTCATTGCCATTCGTAGCTTGGGTTTTCGTATTTAACTATCTGCCACTATGGGGATGGACGATGGCTTTCCAAAATTATAAACCTGCCAGATCGTTTGGTGATCAAGAGTGGGTTGGTTTTAAACACTTTGTAGAGCTGTTCAGTGATGAACGTTTCTATCTGGTACTTCGGAATACGCTTGCAATGAGCTTGATGGGACTAGTTGTCGGTTTTATCGTACCGATCTTCTTCGCTATTCTCCTGAATGAAATGAGAGGTATGTTCTTCAAACGTGCCGTGCAGACAGTATCCTATCTGCCTCACTTTGTATCCTGGGTCGTTGTAGCCGGGATCATTACCAAGATGCTCTCCACCGATGGAGGGATTATCAATGACATTTTGGTAGGCCTGAACATTATTGACCAGCCGATCCAATTCATGGCCAAGGGGAACTTGTTCTGGTACATTGTAACCGCTTCAGATATGTGGAAAGAAACCGGTTGGAATGCCATCATCTATCTTGCGGCAATTACCGGTATTGACCAAGAGTTGTATGAAGCTTCCCGTGTAGATGGAGCGAACCGCTGGAGACAAATGTGGCACATCACGCTGCCTGGCATTCGGACCACGATTTCCGTACTTTTGATCATGTCGATTGGACATCTTATCAGTATCGGTTTCGAGAAGCAGTTCTTGCTCGGCAACAGTCTGGTCACAGACTACTCGGAAGTCCTTGATCTATACGCGCTCAATTATGGTTTGAATATGGGACGATTCTCATATGGTACAGCCATAGGTATATTCAACTCCGTTGTCAGTATCATCCTTCTGTTTACTGCGAACGGCTTGTTCAAAAAATTCACCAAAGAAAGCATCATGTAG